In one Coccinella septempunctata chromosome 6, icCocSept1.1, whole genome shotgun sequence genomic region, the following are encoded:
- the LOC123315038 gene encoding protein YIPF5 encodes MSGFTQDNSFWGQQNEQPYQSNNFYQAEYSQFQNQNLDFKPLEDYGQQVYSPGFTPMPNMPYMDTKEVVSDEFDEPPLLEELEIYPDRILEKIKVVLNPFRSHCLTDDAEYLTKDADLAGPIFFYLVLAVCLFLSGNKPHFGYVYGVTVLASLLMYGLLSLMTLEDGVFTFTTVFSILGYSVSPIVGLSAIGIFFSLRGLVGIVLSIIAVLWCCLSASRLFITISGDKEQQPLIAYPCALVAGIYILMVVF; translated from the exons ATGTCTGGATTTACTCAAGATAATTCATTTTGGGGTCAGCAGAATGAGCAACCATATCAGTCTAATAATTTTTATCAAGCAGAATATAgtcaatttcaaaatcaaaacttaG ATTTCAAACCATTGGAAGATTATGGACAGCAAGTTTACAGCCCTGGTTTTACACCCATGCCTAATATGCCCTACATGGATACTAAAGAAGTGGTTTCAGATGAATTTGATGAACCACCGTTATTAGAGGAGTTAGAAATATATCCTGACAGAATTTTAGAGAAAATAAAAGTAGTTCTCAATCCTTTTCGAAGCCATTGCTTGACAGATGATGCAGAATATTTGACTAAAGATGCTGATCTTGCAGgacccatttttttttatttagtgcTGGCTGTATGTTTATTTCTATCAGGGAATAAGCCACACTTTGGATATGTCTATGGGGTTACAGTGCTAGCATCACTACTGATGTATGGATTATTGTCCTTAATGACACTTGAGGATGGGGTGTTCACTTTTACGACTGTTTTTAGCATTTTAGGTTATAGTGTTTCCCCTATTGTTGGTTTATCTGCTATTGGAATATTCTTTTCCCTTCGCGGGTTAGTTGGCATAGTTTTATCAATCATTGCAGTCTTATGGTGCTGCTTATCTGCATCTAGGTTATTTATTACCATATCTGGTGATAAAGAGCAGCAACCTCTCATAGCTTACCCTTGTGCTCTTGTAGCaggaatatatattttaatgGTTGTGttttga
- the LOC123315723 gene encoding tRNA-uridine aminocarboxypropyltransferase 2 isoform X2 has protein sequence MLEAEVLSDLANLPADPPKMRNVCDKCEPCSVCWCSALPNPPLCPKHRIVILQHPAEEKRSLRTAPMLKLGLEHDSCIIFRGKRFPGHNKDLEQILLQPNTLLLWPSQESVDLAEVASEKSFPSLNLVLLDGTWPQAKTMYSGNPILQKIKQTKLLVKECSNYIIRTQPTDGCLSTLETAAEALSILENNCIYKEKLINPLKSLCKYQLQNGAVSHESKEFRIKNNSYPKLVGKRLNKVLKSAEKFHPS, from the exons ATGTTAGAAGCAGAGGTGCTGTCAGACTTGGCAAACTTACCTGCTGATCCTCCTAAAATGCGCAATGTTTGTGATAAATGCGA ACCTTGTAGCGTATGCTGGTGCAGTGCCTTACCAAACCCTCCACTTTGTCCAAAGCATCGAATTGTCATTCTTCAACATCCTGCTGAAGAAAAACGCTCCTTACGTACTGCCCCAATGTTGAAGTTGGGACTTGAACATGATAGTTGTATAATATTCAGGGGCAAACGTTTTCCAGGGCATAATAAAGATCTAGAACAAATATTACTACAACCAAATACACTTTTATTGTGGCCAAGTCAAGAATCAGTAGATTTAGCAGAAGTGGCAAGTGAAAAGAGTTTCCCTTCTTTAAACTTGGTTCTCTTAGATGGTACCTGGCCTCAAGCAAAGACAATGTATTCAGGGAACCCAATTCTGCAGAAAATAAAACAGACTAAATTATTGGTAAAAGAATGTAGCAATTATATTATACGGACTCAACCTACAGATGGTTGTTTGAGTACATTAGAGACTGCCGCAGAAGCTTTAAGTATTCTAGAAAATAATTGTATTTATAAAGAAAAACTTATAAACCCTTTGAAATCTTTATGTAAGTATCAACTTCAAAATGGTGCAGTATCTCATGAAAGTAAGGAATTCAGGATCAAGAACAATTCTTATCCAAAATTGGTTGGAAAAAGGCTGAACAAAGTTTTGAAAAGTGCAGAGAAATTTCACCCTtcatag
- the LOC123315723 gene encoding tRNA-uridine aminocarboxypropyltransferase 2 isoform X1 has translation MLEAEVLSDLANLPADPPKMRNVCDKCERPCSVCWCSALPNPPLCPKHRIVILQHPAEEKRSLRTAPMLKLGLEHDSCIIFRGKRFPGHNKDLEQILLQPNTLLLWPSQESVDLAEVASEKSFPSLNLVLLDGTWPQAKTMYSGNPILQKIKQTKLLVKECSNYIIRTQPTDGCLSTLETAAEALSILENNCIYKEKLINPLKSLCKYQLQNGAVSHESKEFRIKNNSYPKLVGKRLNKVLKSAEKFHPS, from the exons ATGTTAGAAGCAGAGGTGCTGTCAGACTTGGCAAACTTACCTGCTGATCCTCCTAAAATGCGCAATGTTTGTGATAAATGCGA AAGACCTTGTAGCGTATGCTGGTGCAGTGCCTTACCAAACCCTCCACTTTGTCCAAAGCATCGAATTGTCATTCTTCAACATCCTGCTGAAGAAAAACGCTCCTTACGTACTGCCCCAATGTTGAAGTTGGGACTTGAACATGATAGTTGTATAATATTCAGGGGCAAACGTTTTCCAGGGCATAATAAAGATCTAGAACAAATATTACTACAACCAAATACACTTTTATTGTGGCCAAGTCAAGAATCAGTAGATTTAGCAGAAGTGGCAAGTGAAAAGAGTTTCCCTTCTTTAAACTTGGTTCTCTTAGATGGTACCTGGCCTCAAGCAAAGACAATGTATTCAGGGAACCCAATTCTGCAGAAAATAAAACAGACTAAATTATTGGTAAAAGAATGTAGCAATTATATTATACGGACTCAACCTACAGATGGTTGTTTGAGTACATTAGAGACTGCCGCAGAAGCTTTAAGTATTCTAGAAAATAATTGTATTTATAAAGAAAAACTTATAAACCCTTTGAAATCTTTATGTAAGTATCAACTTCAAAATGGTGCAGTATCTCATGAAAGTAAGGAATTCAGGATCAAGAACAATTCTTATCCAAAATTGGTTGGAAAAAGGCTGAACAAAGTTTTGAAAAGTGCAGAGAAATTTCACCCTtcatag